Proteins encoded together in one Gemmatimonadota bacterium DH-78 window:
- a CDS encoding sigma-54 dependent transcriptional regulator, giving the protein MMGRILMVEPDSGDGSEVESALRARGHAVEVVHDADTAVTALHAFRPTMVVLDRTVPGVSAHTFLRMASHAASPVEVVVCSAAPSVHDVVSAIRNGAFDYLERPLDPAAVLRLVDRCSRERRAGGVAAASSAEESGSLVGSSPGMVEVYRTIARVAPTEAAVLLRGETGTGKELVARAIHRHSDRAEHPFVAVNCTAVPENLLESELFGHVRGSFTGATGDRRGRFEAAGRGTLFLDEIGDTTPAFQAKLLRVLQDGEFHPVGSDSVRTSRARIVAATHHDLEARVRRGDFRHDLYYRLRVVEITLPPLRDRVEDVGLLARHFLARAASVTGRAVDRLPPEVLRRLEQHDWPGNVRELEHAVTRAAVLARGRTLHPDDLGLRAADDGGESPGDEVVGPLSMDEAERAQVLQVLERTGGNKRQAARTLRISRGRLDRLIRKHGLDRREVG; this is encoded by the coding sequence ATGATGGGTCGCATCCTGATGGTGGAGCCCGATTCGGGAGACGGGTCGGAGGTGGAGAGCGCGCTGCGCGCGCGGGGGCACGCCGTGGAGGTGGTGCACGACGCCGACACCGCGGTCACGGCGCTGCACGCCTTCCGGCCGACGATGGTCGTGCTCGACCGCACGGTGCCGGGGGTGTCCGCGCACACCTTCCTCCGGATGGCCTCGCACGCGGCGAGCCCCGTCGAGGTCGTGGTCTGCTCCGCCGCGCCCTCGGTCCACGACGTGGTGTCGGCGATCCGCAACGGCGCCTTCGACTACCTCGAGCGCCCGCTCGACCCGGCGGCGGTGCTGCGGCTGGTGGATCGCTGCAGCCGCGAGCGCAGGGCCGGGGGCGTGGCCGCAGCGAGCTCCGCCGAGGAATCGGGATCGCTGGTGGGATCGAGCCCGGGCATGGTCGAGGTCTATCGCACCATCGCCCGCGTGGCGCCGACCGAGGCCGCGGTGCTGCTGCGGGGCGAGACCGGCACGGGCAAGGAACTGGTGGCCCGGGCGATCCATCGACACTCCGATCGCGCCGAGCACCCCTTCGTGGCCGTGAACTGCACCGCGGTGCCGGAGAACCTGCTGGAGAGCGAGCTCTTCGGGCATGTGCGCGGCTCGTTCACGGGGGCCACCGGCGACCGGCGCGGTCGCTTCGAGGCGGCCGGCCGAGGCACCCTCTTTCTCGACGAGATCGGCGACACCACGCCCGCCTTCCAGGCCAAGCTGCTCCGTGTGTTGCAGGACGGAGAGTTCCATCCGGTGGGGAGCGACTCCGTGCGGACCAGCCGGGCACGGATCGTGGCGGCGACCCACCACGACCTGGAGGCCAGGGTCCGTCGAGGAGACTTTCGGCACGACCTCTACTACCGCCTTCGGGTGGTGGAGATCACGCTGCCCCCGCTCCGGGACCGGGTGGAGGATGTGGGACTCCTCGCCCGGCACTTCCTCGCCCGTGCCGCATCCGTGACGGGCCGCGCCGTCGACCGGCTTCCGCCGGAGGTGCTTCGCCGACTGGAGCAGCACGACTGGCCCGGGAACGTCCGCGAGCTCGAGCACGCCGTGACCCGGGCCGCCGTGCTCGCCAGGGGGCGCACTCTGCACCCCGACGATCTGGGGCTGCGGGCTGCGGACGACGGAGGGGAGTCCCCGGGCGACGAGGTCGTGGGCCCGTTGTCGATGGACGAGGCGGAGCGAGCGCAGGTGCTTCAGGTGCTGGAACGCACCGGGGGCAACAAGCGTCAGGCGGCCCGCACGCTGCGCATCTCTCGAGGCCGCCTCGATCGGCTGATCCGCAAACACGGACTCGATCGTCGGGAGGTGGGCTGA
- a CDS encoding CsgG/HfaB family protein — protein METRPARPESPTRNQQVLVDLPPPQEQVVAAVYRFRDQTGQYKPSETGASWSTAVTQGATSILMRALEDSGWFVPIEREGLSNLLNERQIIQSIRAQYEGPEGESLGPLPPLLYAGVLLEGGVVGYDTNLLTSGFGARYFGAGGSGQYRQDQVTIYLRAVSTQTGRVLKSVSTTKTIASQQMDAGIFRFVEVDRLVEAEIGYSFNEPPVVAVTEAIQEAVRMLVLEGVRDGLWPLADPADAAHPAFAALDRERDRSDALDPFGFWAGADRRGVAFEIAAGARRYQGNYRDPEVRALGEVAIRWMPSARWGIGLSGSAGEIGADRAFRSTAASGALDAVLHLMPAARTSPFFRVGVGVLAPAVESPGTEIGEDLFPFAILGGGLEHLVGDRTGLRITFANHYPFLDGLDGVEEGSGHDSIWNLSLGLAWYR, from the coding sequence ATGGAGACGCGGCCGGCGCGCCCCGAGAGTCCGACCCGCAACCAGCAGGTGCTGGTGGATCTGCCGCCTCCGCAGGAGCAGGTCGTGGCCGCGGTCTACCGCTTCCGCGATCAAACGGGGCAGTACAAGCCGTCCGAGACGGGCGCCTCGTGGTCGACGGCGGTCACCCAGGGCGCCACCTCGATCCTGATGCGGGCTCTCGAGGACTCCGGGTGGTTCGTACCCATCGAGCGGGAGGGATTGTCGAACCTTCTGAACGAGCGCCAGATCATCCAGTCGATCCGGGCGCAGTACGAGGGGCCCGAGGGCGAGAGCCTGGGGCCGCTGCCGCCGCTGCTCTACGCCGGGGTCCTGCTCGAGGGCGGGGTGGTGGGCTACGACACCAACCTGCTCACCTCGGGCTTCGGTGCGCGGTACTTCGGCGCCGGGGGCTCGGGGCAGTACCGGCAGGACCAGGTGACGATCTACCTGCGCGCGGTCTCCACGCAGACGGGGCGGGTGCTCAAGTCGGTGTCCACCACCAAGACGATCGCCTCGCAGCAGATGGATGCGGGCATCTTCCGCTTCGTCGAGGTCGACCGGCTGGTGGAGGCGGAGATCGGCTACTCCTTCAACGAGCCCCCGGTGGTGGCGGTGACCGAGGCGATCCAGGAGGCGGTGCGGATGCTCGTGCTCGAGGGGGTGCGCGACGGGCTGTGGCCTCTGGCGGATCCGGCCGATGCCGCGCACCCGGCCTTCGCCGCTCTCGACCGGGAGCGCGACCGCAGCGACGCACTCGATCCCTTCGGCTTCTGGGCCGGAGCGGACCGCCGGGGGGTGGCCTTCGAGATCGCCGCCGGAGCGCGACGCTACCAGGGCAACTACCGAGACCCCGAGGTGCGCGCGCTCGGCGAGGTGGCCATCCGGTGGATGCCGTCCGCGCGATGGGGCATCGGGCTGAGCGGGTCGGCGGGCGAGATCGGTGCCGACCGCGCCTTCCGCTCCACGGCCGCGTCGGGAGCGCTCGATGCCGTGCTGCACCTCATGCCGGCCGCGCGCACTTCACCCTTCTTCCGGGTCGGGGTGGGGGTGCTCGCGCCGGCCGTGGAGTCGCCGGGTACCGAGATCGGCGAGGACCTCTTCCCCTTCGCGATCCTCGGCGGCGGGCTCGAGCATCTGGTCGGCGACCGCACCGGGCTCCGCATCACCTTCGCCAATCACTACCCCTTCCTCGACGGCCTCGACGGGGTGGAGGAGGGCAGCGGCCACGACTCGATCTGGAATCTTTCCCTCGGACTGGCCTGGTACCGATGA
- a CDS encoding ADOP family duplicated permease translates to MRPPALWTAVLRRVLPRRDREVLLDELERLWWGKRAADGAAAARRWYRREALAFALRWPAEVMRRSTWKRGGEMLDIARQVRIAARSLGRSPGFTAVAVTTLAIGIGANAVIFGIVDRALLRPLPLPEPDRLVAVFDGWNTNVATLDLLEDRLTTVERIGGALDAQGRTYAPDGGATRRLTVASVTPGYLEALGVQPQLGRRFAADESTPGTTDVVLLGAGFWRESMGGDPEVLGRRLVLDGAAHTVVGVLPDGFDFPSARNDVWVPAEVDPADDGMYWGFGGYSSVARLRPGVAPLDLANDLRSHEEAVRLANTLWTPNEGVWDEVRITPLQEARAAWVRGPLTVLLAAVAVVLLVVCANVANLLLSRGLARRRDFAVRTALGAGRARLAADQLVESVLLAGIGTVVGLFLAAWGLAALRPHLPSALPGAGEVGLDLRVVGVTAGLAIFAALLAGALPALRSATQAPAARLRESGRGGGSTRSRRRLTRGLVAAQLAAAVVLVVSAGLLARSLFALGRVDPGFALDGRVTARLHLAPGLPGDSRSRALLFDEIEAGLAAAPELGGVALASTIPFGNEDEFIATFIPGVTDDPNALPVIRQHRVSAGYFEVAGIPVVRGRAFTAADRVGSPLVAIVDETFATTWFEGEDPIGRTVRYPWRGAPDMRIVGVVGATADGDLSTGASAAFWTPLAQMGMGAPDHVTVVATAGGTESAALGAIMRGVRELDERMAVSDLLPYEERLGASLAGTRLLALLLVLFAGTTLALGCVGVYGVAAFSVRERWREIGVRMAMGASADGIRRDVLREGLRLAVPGGLLGLLLALPATALLDGLLFGVGRFDWLTFTAVPLLLALAALSSVYLPARRATRVDPAVVLRGEG, encoded by the coding sequence ATGCGCCCCCCCGCGCTCTGGACCGCGGTGCTGCGGCGGGTACTGCCGCGGCGGGACCGCGAGGTGCTGCTCGACGAGCTCGAGCGCCTGTGGTGGGGGAAGAGGGCTGCCGACGGCGCCGCGGCCGCCCGCCGGTGGTACCGGCGCGAGGCGCTCGCCTTCGCCCTGCGCTGGCCCGCGGAGGTCATGCGCCGTTCCACCTGGAAGAGGGGAGGGGAGATGCTCGACATCGCGAGACAGGTGAGGATCGCGGCCCGAAGCCTCGGGCGTTCGCCCGGATTCACGGCGGTGGCGGTGACCACCCTGGCCATCGGCATCGGGGCCAACGCGGTGATCTTCGGGATCGTGGACCGCGCGCTGCTGCGGCCGCTCCCGCTGCCCGAGCCGGACCGCCTGGTGGCGGTCTTCGACGGCTGGAACACCAATGTGGCCACCCTCGACCTCCTCGAGGATCGCCTCACCACGGTGGAGCGGATCGGGGGCGCGCTCGACGCGCAGGGCCGGACCTACGCGCCCGACGGCGGAGCCACTCGCCGGTTGACGGTCGCCTCCGTCACCCCGGGATACCTCGAGGCGCTGGGTGTGCAGCCGCAGTTGGGCCGACGATTCGCCGCCGACGAGTCGACCCCGGGCACCACCGACGTGGTGCTGCTCGGCGCGGGCTTCTGGCGCGAGTCGATGGGCGGAGACCCGGAGGTGCTCGGCCGCCGCCTCGTGCTCGACGGGGCCGCGCACACCGTGGTCGGTGTGCTCCCCGACGGGTTCGACTTCCCCTCGGCTCGCAACGACGTGTGGGTGCCCGCCGAGGTGGACCCCGCGGACGACGGCATGTACTGGGGCTTCGGTGGGTACTCGTCGGTGGCCCGACTCCGCCCCGGAGTGGCCCCGCTCGACCTCGCGAACGACCTGAGGTCCCACGAAGAGGCCGTGCGCCTCGCCAACACCCTCTGGACTCCCAACGAGGGGGTGTGGGACGAGGTGCGGATCACCCCCCTTCAGGAGGCCCGGGCGGCCTGGGTCCGGGGGCCGCTGACGGTGTTGCTGGCGGCGGTGGCGGTGGTGTTGCTGGTCGTGTGCGCCAACGTGGCGAACCTGCTGCTCTCCCGCGGCCTCGCGCGCCGGAGGGACTTCGCCGTCCGCACGGCGCTCGGGGCCGGTCGCGCCCGCCTCGCCGCAGACCAGCTCGTGGAGAGTGTGCTCCTCGCCGGGATCGGGACGGTGGTGGGGTTGTTCCTGGCGGCGTGGGGTCTGGCCGCGCTGCGCCCCCACCTGCCGTCCGCGCTGCCCGGAGCGGGCGAGGTGGGGCTCGACCTGCGCGTGGTGGGGGTCACGGCCGGCCTCGCGATCTTCGCCGCACTGCTCGCCGGAGCCCTCCCCGCACTCCGCTCCGCGACCCAGGCGCCGGCGGCGCGACTGCGCGAGTCGGGTCGGGGCGGAGGCTCCACCCGTTCGCGGCGGCGCCTCACCCGGGGCCTGGTCGCCGCGCAGCTCGCCGCGGCGGTCGTCCTCGTCGTCTCTGCGGGGCTGCTGGCCCGCTCCCTCTTCGCACTCGGTCGGGTGGACCCGGGCTTCGCTCTCGACGGCCGCGTGACGGCGCGGCTTCATCTGGCTCCCGGGCTGCCCGGCGACAGCCGGTCCCGCGCGCTGCTGTTCGACGAGATCGAAGCCGGTCTCGCGGCCGCCCCCGAACTCGGCGGCGTGGCGCTCGCCTCGACCATCCCCTTCGGCAACGAAGACGAGTTCATCGCCACCTTCATTCCCGGAGTCACCGACGATCCGAATGCGCTGCCCGTGATTCGACAGCACCGGGTGAGCGCCGGGTACTTCGAGGTTGCCGGGATCCCGGTGGTGCGGGGTCGGGCCTTCACGGCCGCGGACCGCGTCGGCTCCCCGCTCGTGGCGATCGTCGACGAGACCTTCGCGACCACCTGGTTCGAGGGCGAGGACCCGATCGGTCGCACCGTGCGGTATCCGTGGCGTGGAGCCCCCGACATGCGGATCGTCGGCGTGGTGGGCGCCACCGCGGACGGGGATCTCTCGACCGGGGCGTCGGCGGCCTTCTGGACCCCCCTCGCGCAGATGGGGATGGGCGCGCCCGACCACGTGACCGTCGTGGCCACCGCCGGCGGCACCGAGTCGGCGGCGCTGGGCGCGATCATGCGCGGGGTGCGCGAACTGGACGAACGCATGGCGGTGAGCGACCTGCTCCCCTACGAGGAGCGCCTCGGAGCCTCGCTCGCCGGCACCCGGCTCCTGGCGCTCCTGCTGGTACTCTTCGCGGGCACCACCCTCGCCCTCGGCTGCGTGGGCGTCTACGGGGTGGCGGCCTTCTCCGTCCGCGAGCGCTGGCGCGAGATCGGCGTCCGCATGGCCATGGGGGCGTCGGCCGACGGCATCCGGCGGGACGTGCTGAGAGAGGGACTCCGGCTCGCCGTACCCGGCGGACTGCTCGGTCTGCTTCTCGCGCTGCCCGCCACGGCTCTGCTCGACGGACTGCTCTTCGGGGTGGGGCGCTTCGACTGGCTCACCTTCACCGCGGTGCCCCTGCTGCTCGCCCTCGCCGCCCTGTCGTCGGTCTACCTGCCGGCGCGGCGCGCCACCCGCGTCGATCCGGCCGTCGTCCTCCGCGGAGAGGGGTGA
- a CDS encoding curli production assembly/transport component CsgF produces the protein MKRPRLTSLALGAGAIAIALTASADAAAAQQFVYRPTNPAFGGNPLNQQWLLSTAEAQRPSDTTDLFSRDPLADFQDGLQRQVLSAISRELVTNRFGDDLDLTQEGRYDIGGFVVDILPGLNGVDIKVINSLTGDQTTVTIPHG, from the coding sequence ATGAAGCGACCCCGACTCACCTCGCTCGCCCTCGGCGCCGGCGCCATCGCGATCGCCCTGACGGCGAGCGCCGATGCAGCCGCGGCCCAGCAATTCGTCTATCGCCCGACCAACCCGGCTTTCGGGGGCAACCCGCTCAACCAGCAGTGGCTGCTGAGCACCGCCGAGGCTCAGCGCCCGAGCGATACCACCGACCTCTTCTCCCGCGACCCCCTCGCCGACTTTCAGGACGGCCTCCAGCGCCAGGTGCTGTCGGCGATCTCGCGCGAACTGGTCACGAATCGATTCGGCGACGACCTCGATCTCACGCAGGAGGGGCGCTACGACATCGGTGGGTTCGTGGTCGACATCCTCCCGGGCCTCAACGGCGTCGACATCAAGGTGATCAACTCGCTCACCGGCGATCAGACGACCGTCACCATTCCGCACGGGTGA
- a CDS encoding prolyl oligopeptidase family serine peptidase has translation MTIPFVRSAAAAALLAFAPGLAAQGPSAPDTTTGPDWRDDPVLTAQQFMTPPDEIAEAALAPRWLNVTLSSPNADRTWFLDEVGDGPVGMDTFSKPQHELGGLFIDFQANRDRRLTIRNNAGIDLISATDGRKVSIDVPDGARVSNAEWSPDGSRVAFFAHFDDATHIYVADAASGDSERITSRPVLATMVTSFEWTAGGSAIATVLVPSDRDPMPSPPAVPMGPQVKVTEEGQNALRTYASLMATPHDEDLLEWHATGQLALVSADGGDVTEVGEPAMIRGLDPSPTGEHVIVTRMVRPFSYVVPVSQFGRVEELWDLDGNVLVTLDETELNTGVRDTGDDDEEAEEGPAERRQLAWRADGAGLTFLQQEPAPAETPDEASDEEEERPNRRMDRVMQWEAPFAEGTETVVYETSTRMQSHQFGSDMTTLFITERQGQNVHQYAVFLDDPETKHTLKRWANDDFYARPGSLLTEGGLGASTVRTSADGTAVFYTGVEYDEDPLTNGPRSFVDRVSIRTGDDERIFEGSNDGEYERVTEVIDPDAGIFIVDRESPTEIEQSYRVEGSTRTQLTENVDYTPDLTAAPVERFVVTRPDGFRFRVSVTLPPGYQQGTRLPAMFWFYPREYDDQESYDEGARTYNKNAFPGFGSRSMEYLVRLGYAVVEPDAPIVGPQGRMNDNYEHDLRNNLAAVIDELDAREIIDRRRLGLGGHSYGAFSTVNAMVHTPFFKAGIAGDGNYNRTLTPMAFQSERRWLWEAKDVYLSMSPFMHANNLTGALLMYHGLQDQNVGTHPSHSPRLFHALNGLNKDAAMYNYPFEDHGPATRETILDLWARWTAWLDLHLKDGEGTSRPVTFDDVDGAN, from the coding sequence ATGACCATTCCCTTCGTCCGCTCCGCCGCGGCCGCTGCCCTGCTCGCCTTCGCGCCGGGCCTCGCCGCTCAGGGGCCCTCCGCCCCCGACACCACCACCGGACCCGACTGGCGCGACGATCCCGTGCTGACGGCGCAGCAGTTCATGACGCCGCCCGACGAGATCGCCGAGGCCGCACTCGCGCCCCGCTGGCTCAACGTCACGCTCAGTTCGCCGAACGCCGACCGCACCTGGTTTCTCGACGAAGTGGGCGACGGTCCGGTGGGCATGGACACCTTCAGCAAGCCGCAGCACGAGCTGGGCGGTCTCTTCATCGACTTCCAGGCGAACCGCGACCGTCGCCTGACGATCCGCAACAACGCCGGCATCGACCTCATCTCCGCCACCGACGGTCGCAAGGTGTCGATCGACGTGCCCGACGGTGCCCGCGTGTCGAACGCCGAGTGGTCGCCCGACGGCAGCCGCGTCGCCTTCTTCGCCCACTTCGACGACGCCACTCACATCTACGTGGCCGATGCGGCGTCGGGCGACTCCGAGCGCATCACCTCCCGTCCGGTGCTGGCCACGATGGTCACCTCGTTCGAGTGGACGGCCGGAGGCTCGGCGATCGCCACGGTGCTCGTGCCGTCCGACCGCGACCCGATGCCGTCGCCCCCGGCCGTGCCGATGGGCCCGCAGGTGAAGGTCACCGAGGAGGGGCAGAACGCGCTGCGGACCTACGCCAGTCTGATGGCCACCCCGCACGACGAAGACCTGCTGGAGTGGCACGCCACCGGGCAGCTCGCCCTGGTGTCGGCCGACGGGGGCGATGTCACCGAGGTGGGCGAGCCCGCCATGATCCGGGGGCTCGACCCGTCGCCGACCGGCGAGCACGTGATCGTCACCCGCATGGTGCGTCCCTTCAGCTACGTGGTGCCGGTGAGTCAGTTCGGTCGGGTCGAGGAGCTGTGGGACCTCGACGGGAACGTCCTGGTCACCCTCGACGAGACGGAGCTGAACACCGGCGTGCGCGACACCGGCGACGACGACGAGGAGGCCGAGGAGGGCCCCGCCGAGCGCCGTCAGCTCGCCTGGCGCGCCGATGGCGCCGGACTGACCTTCCTCCAGCAGGAGCCCGCTCCCGCCGAGACGCCGGATGAGGCGTCCGACGAGGAGGAGGAGCGCCCCAACCGCCGGATGGACCGCGTGATGCAGTGGGAGGCTCCCTTCGCCGAGGGCACGGAGACGGTGGTGTACGAGACGTCCACCCGCATGCAGTCGCACCAGTTCGGCAGCGACATGACGACGCTCTTCATCACCGAGCGCCAGGGCCAGAACGTCCATCAGTACGCGGTGTTTCTGGACGATCCGGAGACGAAGCACACGCTGAAGCGGTGGGCGAACGACGACTTCTATGCGCGGCCGGGATCGCTCCTGACCGAGGGCGGGCTCGGCGCCTCCACCGTGCGCACCTCCGCCGACGGCACGGCCGTCTTCTACACCGGGGTGGAGTACGACGAGGATCCCCTCACGAACGGCCCCCGTTCCTTCGTGGACCGCGTGTCGATCCGCACGGGTGATGACGAGCGGATCTTCGAGGGCTCGAACGACGGGGAGTACGAGCGGGTCACCGAGGTGATCGATCCCGACGCCGGCATCTTCATCGTCGACCGGGAGTCGCCCACCGAGATCGAGCAGTCGTACCGGGTGGAGGGTTCGACCCGCACCCAGCTCACCGAGAACGTCGACTACACCCCCGATCTGACCGCCGCTCCGGTCGAGCGCTTCGTGGTCACCCGTCCCGACGGGTTTCGCTTCCGCGTGTCGGTCACGCTGCCGCCGGGCTACCAGCAGGGCACCCGCCTTCCGGCGATGTTCTGGTTCTACCCGCGCGAGTACGACGATCAGGAGTCGTACGACGAAGGCGCTCGCACCTACAACAAGAACGCCTTTCCCGGCTTCGGCTCGCGCTCCATGGAGTATCTCGTGCGGCTCGGCTACGCCGTGGTCGAGCCGGATGCGCCCATCGTGGGTCCGCAGGGGCGCATGAACGACAACTACGAGCACGACCTGCGGAACAACCTCGCGGCCGTGATCGACGAGCTCGACGCGCGCGAGATCATCGACCGTCGGCGACTGGGTCTGGGCGGCCACTCCTACGGCGCCTTCAGCACCGTGAACGCGATGGTGCACACCCCCTTCTTCAAGGCGGGGATCGCCGGCGACGGCAACTACAACCGCACGCTCACCCCGATGGCGTTCCAGAGCGAGCGTCGCTGGCTGTGGGAGGCGAAGGACGTCTACCTGTCGATGTCGCCCTTCATGCACGCCAACAACCTGACCGGTGCGCTCCTGATGTACCACGGCCTGCAGGATCAGAATGTGGGCACGCACCCGAGCCACTCGCCCCGTCTCTTCCACGCCCTCAACGGGCTGAACAAGGACGCGGCCATGTACAACTACCCCTTCGAGGACCACGGCCCCGCCACCCGCGAGACCATTCTCGACCTGTGGGCGCGCTGGACGGCCTGGCTCGACCTGCACCTGAAGGACGGTGAGGGCACCTCGCGGCCCGTCACCTTCGACGACGTCGACGGGGCGAACTGA
- a CDS encoding carboxypeptidase regulatory-like domain-containing protein has protein sequence MTACTSTPHRRRLLSALVALLAAAALAGCKDATLGPEVQGGIEGHVVDFRTGAAVAGASVTTAPPSEAILTDGSGAFVLDGLEAGTYQVTVRKAGYSPSTVSVSVREDRVARASVLLEEDSEEAEPAPLLAAEVVEFWNVTSGDSAFVEVEYRVRNLGSVATTAYEVYFQIRVGAASYFHEEGAEGLGVGQADGGRFRTWLPQSPASAVIVDGVWSDPPGSTPADSTGGAGGAPPGR, from the coding sequence ATGACAGCCTGTACTTCGACGCCCCACCGCCGTCGTCTCCTTTCGGCGCTCGTCGCCCTTCTCGCCGCGGCCGCCCTGGCCGGCTGCAAGGACGCCACCCTCGGCCCCGAGGTGCAGGGCGGCATCGAGGGGCATGTGGTCGACTTCCGAACCGGGGCCGCCGTCGCCGGCGCGAGCGTGACCACCGCCCCCCCGTCCGAGGCCATCCTCACCGACGGCTCGGGGGCCTTCGTGCTCGACGGGCTCGAGGCGGGCACCTACCAGGTGACCGTGCGGAAGGCGGGCTACTCGCCGTCCACGGTGTCGGTGTCGGTGCGCGAAGACCGGGTGGCCCGCGCCTCCGTGCTCCTCGAAGAGGACTCCGAAGAGGCCGAGCCCGCCCCCCTGCTCGCGGCCGAGGTGGTCGAGTTCTGGAACGTCACGAGCGGAGACTCGGCCTTCGTCGAGGTCGAGTACCGCGTCCGCAATCTCGGGTCTGTCGCCACCACCGCCTACGAGGTCTACTTCCAGATCCGGGTGGGGGCCGCCTCCTACTTCCACGAAGAGGGGGCCGAGGGTCTCGGTGTCGGACAGGCCGACGGCGGTCGGTTTCGGACCTGGCTGCCGCAGTCGCCCGCCTCGGCCGTGATCGTCGACGGAGTGTGGAGCGACCCGCCCGGGTCGACCCCTGCGGACTCGACGGGCGGGGCAGGGGGCGCGCCACCGGGACGTTGA
- a CDS encoding helix-turn-helix transcriptional regulator, producing MARDGLGDLEHQTMLALLQVGDDAYTAPIVEELATRTGRETSVAAAYIVLRRLEEKGLVRSEMRGPGDEGGRDRRHFTVTESGLERLQQARARYTALWDGLDATLGR from the coding sequence ATGGCGCGCGACGGACTCGGTGACCTCGAGCATCAGACGATGCTCGCCCTCCTCCAGGTCGGCGACGACGCCTACACGGCGCCGATCGTGGAGGAGCTCGCCACGCGAACCGGGCGCGAGACGTCGGTGGCCGCGGCCTACATCGTTCTGCGCAGGTTGGAGGAGAAGGGGCTCGTACGGTCGGAGATGCGCGGACCGGGCGACGAGGGCGGTCGCGACCGCCGCCACTTCACGGTCACCGAGTCGGGGCTCGAGCGCCTGCAACAGGCCCGTGCGCGCTACACCGCGCTGTGGGACGGGCTCGACGCCACACTCGGACGCTGA
- a CDS encoding CsgE family curli-type amyloid fiber assembly protein — protein MHPPRTRRPGRGRVTPLRAARAGVFVVLGLPAGTVAQDPPDIAVRALPSGLSYRETRTLLETLHPRALPAVETAAGATSWPSGAVIQGLVVDETVSRIGRDFYEVFYGAWESPTGVRSFTVRIQEQPAPGLGTRVVLLIDDEVLGQIQLQPRYDVVEQLALQAAAVVRDEVLRRRPAAPGARSAAPPPEPALHPLPESP, from the coding sequence GTGCATCCCCCCCGAACCCGCCGCCCCGGTCGAGGGCGAGTCACCCCCCTGCGCGCCGCGCGGGCCGGGGTGTTCGTCGTGCTCGGGCTTCCCGCCGGCACCGTCGCCCAGGATCCGCCCGACATCGCGGTGCGCGCCCTGCCGAGCGGGCTGTCGTACCGCGAGACGCGGACCCTGCTCGAAACCCTCCACCCCCGGGCTCTTCCGGCCGTGGAGACCGCCGCCGGCGCCACGTCGTGGCCCTCGGGTGCCGTGATCCAGGGGCTGGTGGTGGACGAGACCGTGTCGCGCATCGGACGCGACTTCTACGAGGTGTTCTACGGCGCGTGGGAGTCCCCGACGGGCGTGCGCAGCTTCACCGTGCGCATTCAGGAGCAGCCGGCGCCGGGCCTCGGAACCCGTGTCGTGCTCCTGATCGACGACGAGGTGCTGGGCCAGATCCAGCTGCAGCCCCGCTACGACGTGGTCGAGCAGCTCGCACTGCAGGCTGCCGCCGTCGTCCGCGACGAGGTGCTGCGCCGCCGACCCGCGGCCCCCGGCGCACGATCCGCGGCTCCCCCACCCGAACCCGCTCTCCATCCCCTTCCGGAGTCCCCATGA